In Ignavibacteria bacterium, the DNA window CAACTACTTTCCTCACTGCCCTATGCGCTGCCTTCGTTCCTTTTCCTACACTGTAATCTCTGAAATCAATGGCTTGTGCTGCCGCAATATATTCTATCCCGAGTATTCCCCATGCATTTTCAATTATCTGCCTGTTCTTTAAAGCTGTATTCATACCCATACTCACAAAATCTTCTTGATCAGCAGCAGCAGGAATCGATTGTATTGAAGCAGGCATAGATAGTATTCTCTGCTCAACAATTAGCATGTCAGCCGTGTACTGGCTCAGCATATGTCCTGAAAACATTCCGGCACCTTTTGTCAAAAATGCCGGCAGACCAACACTTAATGCCGGATGCAGCAATCTGTTTAATCTTCTCTCTGAAAGTACACATACCATTGTAAGCGATGCACCAAGCATATCAAGTGGTACGCTTATCGGTGAACCTTGAAAATTCGCGCCGGTTAATACCACTTCATCATCCGGTATGAAAATCGGATTGTCGCCTATCCCGTTCAGTTCTATCTCTACCTGCTCGCGAGTCCATCTCAGTTGGTCTCTTGCAGCACCAATCACCTGCGGAGTCGAACGCATCGAATATGCATCCTGTACTTTTACCTTTACCTTGCCAAGTAAATCCGAACCCTCAATCATCTTTTTTATATTTTCAGCTGAAGTTATTGCACCCCTGAATCCTCTTAACTGATGTAATCTTGCATCGTAAGGTTTAAGGTTTGCCATAAGTGCCTCTAACGACATAGTTGCAGCTATCTCAGCTTGCTTTAAAAGTCTTTCAATTTCGTAAACCTGCAGGCACCCCATTGCATTCATAACATTACTGCCGTTTATTGCCGATAGACCGTCACGTGCCTGTAATCCGGGTACGGGTATTCCCGCTTTCTTTAACGCTTTAATCGTTGGCATTCTCTTTCCTTCATAAAAAGATTCGCCCTCTCCCATCAAAGAAAGTGCGATCTGGCTCATCGGGGATAAGTCTCCGCATGCTCCTACGCTGCCTTTCGTGCATACAACCGGTGTTACTCCTTTATTCAGCATTTCAACGTATGTCTGTGTTATCTCCGGTCTACATCCGGAAAGACCGTTTGCATGTACATTAATCCTGGCAAGCATCGCGCCTCTTACAATCTCAATTGGAAATGGTTCTCCTATACCTGCCGCATGATTGTAGATTAAATACTTCTGAAACTCTTTTATTTCATTCTCATTCAGTACAACGTTTACAAGTTCTCCTATTCCTGTATTTACACCGTACATGATTTCTTTGGCTTCTATTCTCTTCTCAAGAAATGCTCTGCACTTTTTAATTCTTTCAATGGCATCAGGATGAAGTTCAACTTTATCGTTCTTTACTGCTACGTTGTAGACGTCTTCTATCTTTAGATTCTTTCCTGTTACTGTTACTGGCATGACATTATTCCTCTTTTGTATTTTGATTTATACAAATATAGTATTATTAAGATACCTTAAAAATTCAATTTCTTAACTCTTGTATTAAAAATGTTCTAATTCTTATTTGTCGTGTATTAAATAATTCTTATTGCCAATAATGAATTATTCCTTTTAGAATAAACATCTCAAGTCTTACATTTAAAGGTTTTTTCTTAACTCATGTATCTGAAAATTTTCTCTTTTATTTTCCTTAAATAAACAATATCTTATCTTAAATTCATACGTAATTGGGTCATGAGGACAGTATTTCTTAATATTTTATTTTGAGATCTGATATTCGGTACGTTTCATCAAACGGTATTTAGCCCATTTATTTTTTAAATGAATTAAAATTATTCAACCTATTAATATGCCGGACACTAAAGATTCTTACAAAGTACTTATTCTTGAAGATAACATAAATGATTCGAACCTCATTAAAATCGAATTATCTCATAATATCGAAGCCAACTTGATTTTTAAAACTGTAAACAGCAAAAACGATTTCATAAATTCATTAAAAGATTTCATTCCCGATATTGTAATAAGCGATTTTAACCTGCCTCAATTCAACGGTTTCGAGGCTCTTGCATTGACCATTGAACATGATAAGAATCTTCCTTTTATAATTTCTACCGGTTCTTTGACTGAGGAACATGCTGCTGATTCAATCAAACTCGGTGCTTGGGATTATGTTGTTAAAGAAAGACTGCACCGCCTTCCGACAGCTTTCGTAAACGCATTGAAAATCAAAAAAGAGAGAATTAATAGACTTCAGATTGAAAAAGATTTACGGGATAGTCAGATGTTTGTTCAAAATCTTGCCCAAGCGTCTCCTGTCGGTATTTTTCGTACTAAAGTTGATGGTTGCGTTACTTATGTTAATCCGAAATGGTCCGAATTAACTGGACTTAAATCTGCTGATTCAATGGATCTAAATTGGACTTCAGTACTTCATCCCGAAGATAAAGAAAAATTATCTGGTTTGTTTGATAATCATGGCTCTTCTGTTGAGTTGAGATTTTTAAAATCGGATGGCGATGTTGGTTGGGTCATTGCTAATACTGTACCTGAAATCACAGACGGGAAAACTATTGGCTACATTGGTACTATTACTGATATTACGGATAGGAAAAATATTGAATCTGAAATTATAAAAGAGAAGGAAAGAGCTGAAGCAAGCGATAAACTTAAAACTGCTTTCATGAACAATATATCCCATGAAATACGAACTCCGTTAAATGGAATTCTTGGTTTTTCTTCTTTGCTTTTTGAACCTGATATCACAGATGATGATCGAAAATCTTACTTTGATATCATCGATAGCAGCAGTAAAAGACTCATTCAGACTATTACTGATTATATGGATATTTCGCTTATCACCTCAGGTAGTGTTAGTGTGGATAATACAATGTTTAAACTGATTGATTTACTCGATGAGATATACAACTTGAATAAGCCGCTTTTTGTGAAAAAGGGAATAAAATTTGAATTTAATATCCCTCCGGATTTAAGGAGTATTAATATTGATGTTGACAGAGAATTGTTGAGTAAGGTCTTTCAGCATCTTATTGATAATGCCCTTAAGTTTACCCAAAAGGGGAAAGTCATTCTTGGCGGTGAAATGAAAAAGGGTTTTGTAGAATTGTATGTTAAGGATACAGGTGTTGGAATAAGTAAAGATGTCCTTGCTATTATTTTTGATGATTTTATGCAGGAAGATTCATCCTCGTCTCGAGGTTATGAAGGCAGCGGTCTTGGACTTGCTATTGTGAAAGGATTTATAAAAATACTCGGAGGCTCAATTAAAGTTGATTCCGAAAAAAGAATCGGCAGTACTTTTACTTTTACTATTCCTTGTAATAATAAAGAACCTATAAATTCAATTGATAATAAGAAATCCGAAATAATTTGTAACTCAATTCCTGTTATTCTTATAGCTGAGGATGATGATTTTAACTTCTTCTACCTACGGACTATCCTGAAGAATTATTTCGAATTAATTCATGCTAAAGACGGTGGAGAGGTTCTTGAATTGTTTAACGCAAATCCTGATATTCAACTTATTTTGATGGATATAAAAATGCCTGTTCTAAATGGAATAGAAGTCACTAAGAAAATCAGGGAAACAAATAAAGATATACCCATTATTGCTGTTACTGCCTATGCTCAAAAAGGAGACTATGAAAGATGTATCCATGCAGGCTGTAATGAATATGTAACTAAACCTATCCAGAGAGAATTGTTATTCGATACTATCAAAAAATTTGGAATTACCGTTAAAAACAGAGCAAAAAGTTGAAATAATGATATTTATAGTCACTTTTTCTTTTGATAATATGAAAAAATGTACCTTCAATGCTTTTGATATTCAATAGTCGTGCCATAATCATTCTAGAAAGAAAATTATTATGTTGTATTAATTATTTCTTCTGCTTATTTTAATAAAAAATTATATTACATTTATTACAAGTTTAACACTAAATAATAGAAAGGACTAAACATGAAAAAGTACACTAATTCAGCAATTGTGCTGCTGATAATCTTATCTCTCAGCATAGTTTATGTATCCTGCAACAAAGATGAAAATCCCCTTGTTCCCCCAAGTGATGTTACATCTATTCAGGCGAACGGTACCATTCAGCAGAATACTCGTACTAATGCAACTGGTACTCTAATTGTTGTTGACCAAAATGGTGCACCGGTTTCGGGTATTTCTGGTTCAAATGTAACAGCATACATGAGATGGCCTGCTAAGGTTGCGGATTCTGTCGCGGGTGCGGTTACTGTTACTTCAAACACTGGTTCAGGAAAAAATGTCTCTGGTGCCGTTACTATGGACTACAGTGGAAGCATGGGTTCTTCTCAGATTCAGTGTATGGAAGATGGTGTAAAAACATACATAAACGCTATGGGCTCAAATGACCAGTCCGAAATTATTAAATTCGACGATGTGGTTATCGTAGCTCAACCTTTTACCAACAATAAAGCTCTGCTTATTAACGCTGTTGACAGTAATTTTAGTCTCGGTGGAAGTACTGCTTTATATCAGTCTATTTACAAAGGAACAACCGACCTGATACCTGTGAGTGGAACGTCGTACACTAAAGCTGTTATTGCTTTTACTGACGGTGGTGAAAATGCTTCATCAGTATCAAGAGCTACTATGATTAGTACAGCTCTGAATAACGCTATTCCTGTTTACTCTATTTTCTTGTATAACGATACTACAAATTCTCTTGCAAGAGATATGAGAAATATTGCTGATACAACTGGCGGATTCTTCTTCTGGGCTAAACCCGATGCAACTTGTTCTTCTTCATTAACGGGTGTGTATAATACTATTAAAGGTCAGATTTCAGGTTCCTATTCTATGGACATAAATTGGCCGGCAAGTACATTACCTCCTACTGGTACATTAGTTAGGGTAACCATAATAATTAGTTTCAACGGAATGAAATCATCATTTACAAAAACTTATAATATCTTGTAATTAAATCTTATCTATAATTTAAAGGCATTCTGTAATATAGAATGCCTTTTTTATTTAACCTCCATTCTTCTTAAGGTATCAAATCCTTATCAGTCATCGTATGTTCCGGTAATTCTGCTTTGCTCGTAAGAATAAATATTTTATTCTCTGAGTTTACTTTATATGTGAAAAGCATAAATTGATATGCTGTTAAACTTTGTTTCATATTTTCATGTCTATTATATAGAGCCAAAACTGTGCTTAATGTTGGTTATTAATAGATGAAGGTTCTTATGCGAATTTCATAATCTTTTGGAACAAAATTTTATTTATTGTGTTTGAAATGTATAAGCATTATTATTACAACTATGAAAATTCTGTCACTTTTATTTTTGATGTTTATTACTTCGGGTCTCTTTGCTCAAAGAAATGATCTGCCGTTCGGAATTTCTATCGGTGCTACTCTCGGCACTTACGCAGGTGCTGACTTTGGGAGTGCTTATTACATGTCATTCTATAACTCTGATTATTACGATGATTACTATCGTAACAATGGTTATTATTATAATAACAACTACAATAATAGTTTCTTAAGCCCCCTTGAATTTGACCTTGGTATGGATTTCAGGATTACTGATAATTTGTCTGTTAACTTTGAATCTTCTTTTATATGGCATATAAACGGTAAACCTCACAGAGACTATATGACCGTTATTACAAGTCAAAGAAGTTATACGGAAAAGTGGGAAAACTCTTACATGTACTCCGTTCCTTTGTTTTTAAACTTGAAAGTGTATCCATTCGGTAGGCAGAATTATTCCATGTATATCTCGGGTGGATATGGTATGCAGTATACTACTGAATCAATGGATAGGGTCAGAGAAGACATTAACTATGGTTATAATTACCACGGATACAGGTCTTATGTATACGGAGTGTCTGACGCTAAATGGCTTCAGGGTATTAAGCTTGCTGTCGGTATGAGCTTTTCGGTCAGTGATTATCTTAGTAACGAAACCGAAATAAAAGTCACTAATTTCTTTCCCCAGAGAAATGCCTTCTCTCCTCTTGCTATGAACACTTCCACAAATATTACATTCATCGGTATTACTTCAAAAATGTACATAAACTTTTAATCAGTTTTAACAAATCTATTGTACATTGAAAACAATCTCAAAATTGCATACTTTGTAATCCTATAGCCCGTGTGGCGGAACTGGTAGACGCGCAGGACTTAAAATCCTGTTCACTGCAAGGTGAGTATCGGTTCGATTCCGATTGCGGGCACAAATGACTCTCAGGTGTAATCCTCAGAGTCATTTTTATTTTCTAATAAGAAGTATCGGTTCGATTCCGATTGCGGGCACAAATGACTCTCAGGTGTAATCCTCAGAGTCATTTTTATTTTTATCCCTTTAAACCATTCCTTCCAAACAGTTCTTAATATTTACAGATTATTTCAAATTAAATAGAATTATATTTATGTAACTAATACCTTATTATGAAAAAAACGATTCTAATTTTTTTACTTGTTTTTTCAGGTTTGTTACAATCACAAACATTAATAAATTCATATCCCTTCCCGTACTATAGTCCTTATAATTATTTCTGGGGTATAACTGTAAAAAACGATACTCTTTGGGCAGGCTCGGATTATACCGGCGGGACTTCTTATCCCTTTTCCAAATTATTTAAAATTACAAAAACGGGAGTTTTAGTTGACAGTCTAACAACTTCTTTAACATTTAATCATGGTTTGGCGTGGGATGGAAGCGGGTTTTGGATTGCAGAATCTTACCGCTCTTCTGGAGCAAGATTATATAAAATAAATCTTGCCGGTGCGAAAATTGACAGTATCTATACTGGTTCCTACGCACAAGGGATTGGCGGTGTTGCTCTTGACGGTAATTATCTCTGGTTCTCAACTTATTATCCTGATTATGCTTCTTATCCTTATTCTTATGCTTATAAAATGAACTTATCTACAAAAACTCTCGTAGATACTATTCCTTTAAGAGGCAGGCAAGTATATGGTATCGCTGTTAAAGGTGATACTATTCTTTATGTAACGAGTAGTTTTCAGGGAGATGCTGAACGTATTTATGGTTTCAGAAAAGCTATTGGTGATACATTGTTCTCTTTCTCTGCACCCGACCCTGATAATGACTGCGACCCAAAAGGTTTACATTGGGACGGACAATATTTGTGGTTAGTCGCATACAGAGTAGGTAATAATGTTTATCCATACAGAAATATTTATAAGTACGGATTGACCGGCGGTGGAACACCTATTATTACTGCCTCATCGGTAAACTTCGATTTCGGAAATACTTTAATAGGTTCAACTACTACACGTAATTTATTAGTGACAAATAACGGTACATCGAATCTAATAATCACCGGAAAAAATTTCAACAACCCAAGATTTGGAATACAGCAGAATTCCGTTCCCGATACCTTAATCCCTCAGCAGTCTAAAAGTTATACCTTATCATTCTCTCCTCTTGTTTTTGGAAATGATTCAGCTGTGTTATCTTTATCAAGCAATGATCCGGCAACTCCAATAAAAAATATTTCATTAAAAGGTAGAGGAATTTATACTGGTTCATTCGCTTATTTTCCAATTACAAGTTACAACTATGGCGAAAGAAGGCAGAATTCTTTGTGCGGTTTTACCCTTCCGATATCAAACAGGGGAAATGCTCCTTTAGTAATTAATTCTATTACCTTGGCTTCAAATCGTTTTAGGTTAGATACTGTTGGTTTGACTTTTCCTGTCGTAATCGATACCCAAAAAACCCAATCGTTTAGAATTTGGTATAATCCGAATCAAGTTGGAAATTATAAAGATTCTGTAAAAATAATTTCAAACTCAATAAATTTACCCACAGCTTATATACCGCTTTCAGGGAGTGTTATCATTTCACAATATCAGTTAGGTACAATTCTGTGGCAGGGAGTAATTCCCGATAACCCGAACTCTGTTTATAACAATTACAAACCCATTAGCATAAAGCAAATTAACGATGTTAACGCGGACGGTTATAATGATATTCTCGTAGCCACTGATAATTATCAAACAATTTGTTTTAACGGAAATTCTTCTGTTACTTCTGATATACTCTGGATTTTCAATACATACTCATCTTCCAGTAATATTGGGTCAGTGACTTATGAGGAGGCAATGCAAATCCGGGATGATATTGACGGCGACGGTATTCAGGATGTTGTAATTGGTTGTGGTGCTGGTAATGAAAATGTTTATACAATTTCCGGCAGAACAGGTAGAATGATTTGGGTATTCGGTGATTCTACATCCTCGAATCAGGGCGCAATTAATGGTATTCGCGTTGACAAGGATTATAATGGTGATGGAATAAAAGATGTTCTTGCATCAGCAAGCGGAACGGGCGAGCCTGCAACACCCGGAAGGCGCTCAGTTTACTGCCTGAACGGCATTAATGGTAATGTGATATTTCAGAATTCACAGACCGATTGGGAATTTCTTATGGACGTAGCAAATAATCAAATCGGAGGTGCCGTTTCGGTTCATAATAATTATGGTCCTTATGCAGTAAGAGGTTTCAATAATACTGGAACTAATCTCTGGACATACTCAAGTGCAGATGTTGTATGGCAATTAAGCGATGTAAATAGTATTAATGCCGATACGATAAGGGATTTTCTTGGATTTGAAGGATTCAACGGAAAAATCCTTTCTTTAAATGGTTCAACAGGACAGGAAATATGGTCAAGGAATCTCGGAAATAGTGTAAACGGAAACATGAAAATTATGCAGGATTATAATTTTGGAAATAACATTTATCGTGTAATGGTTTCGGGAGCTAAAACATTGCACCTGATTGATCCGGTTACATCTACTTCTCAATGGTCAAATCCGCTTGATAATTCTTATGTCTTCGGAGTTTGTCAGTTGAATTATGGTCAATTTTATACACCCAATGTCGTTGCTGCAACTTTTGCTAACCACGTGTACGTCTGCAATTTCCAAACAGGGAGCATTTTATTCGAATATTCATTCGGTTCTGGCGGACCCGCTACAGCTGCAGAAAAAGTCTCATCACTTAAGAGTTTACGCGGTATAAATTCATTCGGATGTTCTGATGAGTTTGTTGCAGGTAGTCGCGACGGTAGAATTATTTGTTTTTCAGGAGGAAGTTTCCTGACTCCGGGTGTTCAGACAATAAGTAATAATGTTCCTGATAAATATAAACTCGAACAGAATTATCCTAATCCTTTTAACCCCTCTACTGCCATACGTTTTCAGCTGCCGGTAGCAGGTAATGTTAAATTAATAATTTATGATTTGCAGGGAAGGGAAATAGAAACCTTGGTTAATGAAAGGCTCGAGGCAGGAGAGTATCAAACCGAATGGAATGTGAAAAATTATTCCAACGGAGTCTATTTCTATATTTTGTCCGCAGGTAATTACAGAGAAACAAAGAAAATGATAGTGCTGAAATAAAAAAGAATAACATGTGTTTATAAAGAGCCGAAGAGGTTATACTTTCCGGCTCTTTTTACTCCATAACTTCATAACTATTTCACTTTAAAAGAATCATCCTCCTCGTCTTTCTAAAGTCTCCAGCCCGCAGTTGATAAAAATACACCCCGCTATTTAACCTCGTACCATCAAAATCAACCTCATACCTTCCCGCTTGCACCCTCTCATTCACCAGCGTCTGCACCTCACGACCCATCACGTCATACACCTTTAACACTACCAAAATATTGTCATCCCCGAATGTTTTTATCGGGGATCTCATCACATCAAATCTTATCCTCGTCACAGGATTAAACGGATTCGGATAATTCTGATAAAGAAAATATTTGTCAGGAATATTTTCATTAATGTTATTTATCCACACTTGACCGCCACCGTCAGTAGTTCTAAATATTGTTCCTAAGTAACCTGCCGCATAACCTGTCAATGTATCCAGAAAATATATATCATTTATTTGACGATTTACACTTAGTGGCTGTGTAATCCAATTTTGACCACTGTTTGTTGTCTTTAGAATTGAACTTCCTAATGATATATACCAGTTATTAAAATTTACTGCGTATGATGATGTTATTCTGCCGCTTAATGGTAAAACTTTAGCAGTCCAGTTAATTCCACCATTTGTTGTTTTAATATTATATCTATCGGTTATTAATATTCCATTAAGAGAATCAAAAAAAGTGATTGATCTAACATCATCATCTAAACCACCGTCATAAATCAAATTCCAGTTTAGACCCCCATTAATAGTTTTAAATAAGTGAGGACCCAAATGTCCAGCAAAACCCGTGTTTTCGTTAAGGAAAAACATTTTATCAAAACCTCCTATTTCTGTAGTTATATGCTGCCAGGTTTCTCCGCCATCTGTTGTTTTTCCGATCACAGTTCCTGCATTATAATATCCCGTATTGTTAATAAAACAAGCAGCATTTAAAGTAGGAGGGATGCCACTCTCTTTTATTACCCAGTTCAAACCACTGTTTGTTGTTTTCTGAACATTGCTCCAAGAAATCGCAATTACAGTAGTTGAATCTAAACAATGCACATATACAAAGTGACCACCACCGTTAAGGTTTGTCCAATAATTTCCGCCGTTAGTTGTTTTTACTATTGCGTTATCGCCCACTGCAAATCCTGTGTTTGCATTAGCAAAATGAACTGAGAATAATTCGTTTCGTGTACCCGAAGAAATCACATTCCAGTTTATACCTGAATTGGTTGTTTTGATAATTCTTCCCTGAGCTGAATTAATGTAACCAGTATTGATATCAGAAAAATCAAACGAAAGATTCCCAGAATATGCTGAACCCATTAATGCTGTCCAGCTATTGCCTTTATCAGTTGTTCTGTAAACTAATCCAATTTCTCTGCTGAAAAGATACCCGTTGAGAGAGTCTAAAAATTTTATATCTTTAATGTTACTAGCTGGAGATACTTGTGTAAGAAAGAACCAATTATCACCGCCGTCAGTTGATTTTAAAACATTGCCGTTAGACCCGGTTACTAACCCTGTGTTCTGATTAAAGAAATATGCACATGATGCAATATATGGATACAAATTTTTTGCAATCCAGTTTATTCCTCCATTTGTTGTCTTTAAAATATTGTCTCCAAGACAACAAATTCCCGTACTTTCATTCTGAAAATACAACACCTGATAAAGAGAAGAAATCATTAAATCTGTATTAATTGTACTCCAGTTATTTCCGGCGTTTGTTGTTTTCATAATTACATTACTGTT includes these proteins:
- a CDS encoding YCF48-related protein, translated to MKNIFAIIVFLILTANDVYPQSGWIMQSPLPTITALVSVKFIDNNTGISVGSVGSIIKTTNGGANWKNINSNTTKYLRHLVFINSTSGFAIGDSSIIIKTTNAGENWSISYNSNSNYGIHCISFINNNTGYAYQDNSNVIMKTTNAGNNWSTINTDLMISSLYQVLYFQNESTGICCLGDNILKTTNGGINWIAKNLYPYIASCAYFFNQNTGLVTGSNGNVLKSTDGGDNWFFLTQVSPASNIKDIKFLDSLNGYLFSREIGLVYRTTDKGNSWTALMGSAYSGNLSFDFSDINTGYINSAQGRIIKTTNSGINWNVISSGTRNELFSVHFANANTGFAVGDNAIVKTTNGGNYWTNLNGGGHFVYVHCLDSTTVIAISWSNVQKTTNSGLNWVIKESGIPPTLNAACFINNTGYYNAGTVIGKTTDGGETWQHITTEIGGFDKMFFLNENTGFAGHLGPHLFKTINGGLNWNLIYDGGLDDDVRSITFFDSLNGILITDRYNIKTTNGGINWTAKVLPLSGRITSSYAVNFNNWYISLGSSILKTTNSGQNWITQPLSVNRQINDIYFLDTLTGYAAGYLGTIFRTTDGGGQVWINNINENIPDKYFLYQNYPNPFNPVTRIRFDVMRSPIKTFGDDNILVVLKVYDVMGREVQTLVNERVQAGRYEVDFDGTRLNSGVYFYQLRAGDFRKTRRMILLK
- a CDS encoding aromatic amino acid ammonia-lyase — protein: MPVTVTGKNLKIEDVYNVAVKNDKVELHPDAIERIKKCRAFLEKRIEAKEIMYGVNTGIGELVNVVLNENEIKEFQKYLIYNHAAGIGEPFPIEIVRGAMLARINVHANGLSGCRPEITQTYVEMLNKGVTPVVCTKGSVGACGDLSPMSQIALSLMGEGESFYEGKRMPTIKALKKAGIPVPGLQARDGLSAINGSNVMNAMGCLQVYEIERLLKQAEIAATMSLEALMANLKPYDARLHQLRGFRGAITSAENIKKMIEGSDLLGKVKVKVQDAYSMRSTPQVIGAARDQLRWTREQVEIELNGIGDNPIFIPDDEVVLTGANFQGSPISVPLDMLGASLTMVCVLSERRLNRLLHPALSVGLPAFLTKGAGMFSGHMLSQYTADMLIVEQRILSMPASIQSIPAAADQEDFVSMGMNTALKNRQIIENAWGILGIEYIAAAQAIDFRDYSVGKGTKAAHRAVRKVVEHLDIDRPLFKDHNNMMVCVKSHDILKAVETEIGELKTY
- a CDS encoding VWA domain-containing protein codes for the protein MKKYTNSAIVLLIILSLSIVYVSCNKDENPLVPPSDVTSIQANGTIQQNTRTNATGTLIVVDQNGAPVSGISGSNVTAYMRWPAKVADSVAGAVTVTSNTGSGKNVSGAVTMDYSGSMGSSQIQCMEDGVKTYINAMGSNDQSEIIKFDDVVIVAQPFTNNKALLINAVDSNFSLGGSTALYQSIYKGTTDLIPVSGTSYTKAVIAFTDGGENASSVSRATMISTALNNAIPVYSIFLYNDTTNSLARDMRNIADTTGGFFFWAKPDATCSSSLTGVYNTIKGQISGSYSMDINWPASTLPPTGTLVRVTIIISFNGMKSSFTKTYNIL
- a CDS encoding choice-of-anchor D domain-containing protein, which produces MKKTILIFLLVFSGLLQSQTLINSYPFPYYSPYNYFWGITVKNDTLWAGSDYTGGTSYPFSKLFKITKTGVLVDSLTTSLTFNHGLAWDGSGFWIAESYRSSGARLYKINLAGAKIDSIYTGSYAQGIGGVALDGNYLWFSTYYPDYASYPYSYAYKMNLSTKTLVDTIPLRGRQVYGIAVKGDTILYVTSSFQGDAERIYGFRKAIGDTLFSFSAPDPDNDCDPKGLHWDGQYLWLVAYRVGNNVYPYRNIYKYGLTGGGTPIITASSVNFDFGNTLIGSTTTRNLLVTNNGTSNLIITGKNFNNPRFGIQQNSVPDTLIPQQSKSYTLSFSPLVFGNDSAVLSLSSNDPATPIKNISLKGRGIYTGSFAYFPITSYNYGERRQNSLCGFTLPISNRGNAPLVINSITLASNRFRLDTVGLTFPVVIDTQKTQSFRIWYNPNQVGNYKDSVKIISNSINLPTAYIPLSGSVIISQYQLGTILWQGVIPDNPNSVYNNYKPISIKQINDVNADGYNDILVATDNYQTICFNGNSSVTSDILWIFNTYSSSSNIGSVTYEEAMQIRDDIDGDGIQDVVIGCGAGNENVYTISGRTGRMIWVFGDSTSSNQGAINGIRVDKDYNGDGIKDVLASASGTGEPATPGRRSVYCLNGINGNVIFQNSQTDWEFLMDVANNQIGGAVSVHNNYGPYAVRGFNNTGTNLWTYSSADVVWQLSDVNSINADTIRDFLGFEGFNGKILSLNGSTGQEIWSRNLGNSVNGNMKIMQDYNFGNNIYRVMVSGAKTLHLIDPVTSTSQWSNPLDNSYVFGVCQLNYGQFYTPNVVAATFANHVYVCNFQTGSILFEYSFGSGGPATAAEKVSSLKSLRGINSFGCSDEFVAGSRDGRIICFSGGSFLTPGVQTISNNVPDKYKLEQNYPNPFNPSTAIRFQLPVAGNVKLIIYDLQGREIETLVNERLEAGEYQTEWNVKNYSNGVYFYILSAGNYRETKKMIVLK
- a CDS encoding response regulator, which translates into the protein MPDTKDSYKVLILEDNINDSNLIKIELSHNIEANLIFKTVNSKNDFINSLKDFIPDIVISDFNLPQFNGFEALALTIEHDKNLPFIISTGSLTEEHAADSIKLGAWDYVVKERLHRLPTAFVNALKIKKERINRLQIEKDLRDSQMFVQNLAQASPVGIFRTKVDGCVTYVNPKWSELTGLKSADSMDLNWTSVLHPEDKEKLSGLFDNHGSSVELRFLKSDGDVGWVIANTVPEITDGKTIGYIGTITDITDRKNIESEIIKEKERAEASDKLKTAFMNNISHEIRTPLNGILGFSSLLFEPDITDDDRKSYFDIIDSSSKRLIQTITDYMDISLITSGSVSVDNTMFKLIDLLDEIYNLNKPLFVKKGIKFEFNIPPDLRSINIDVDRELLSKVFQHLIDNALKFTQKGKVILGGEMKKGFVELYVKDTGVGISKDVLAIIFDDFMQEDSSSSRGYEGSGLGLAIVKGFIKILGGSIKVDSEKRIGSTFTFTIPCNNKEPINSIDNKKSEIICNSIPVILIAEDDDFNFFYLRTILKNYFELIHAKDGGEVLELFNANPDIQLILMDIKMPVLNGIEVTKKIRETNKDIPIIAVTAYAQKGDYERCIHAGCNEYVTKPIQRELLFDTIKKFGITVKNRAKS